A stretch of the Sorangium aterium genome encodes the following:
- a CDS encoding ABC transporter permease: MKVISHGPLGRETTEAIAIPLGALAASLLVFGAFVAAQGANPLSVYHDMVRGAFGTWFSFQNTLLRAAPLMLTALCTALPARLGLIVIGGEGALVMGGLSAASAALASRAWGAPPAAVLAAMLVSGLAAGALWIGLAGALRVYRGVSETISSLLLNYIGIAILNHLVEGALRDPASLNKPSTASIGAENALGSLPGLEVHWGLAYGVLACALCYVLMHRTTFGFGAAMSGGNVRAALLAGLPVKRLVVLTCTLAGACAGLAGMVEVAAVHGRANASLISGYGYTGILVAFIARHNPLAIMPVSLLLGGIGASGGLLQRTARLPDATVSVLQGILFIAILASETLYGRSLAAREPKVRQAAPAPSVA, encoded by the coding sequence GTGAAAGTCATCTCGCATGGGCCGCTCGGGCGTGAGACGACCGAAGCGATCGCCATCCCCCTCGGGGCCCTCGCGGCCTCGCTCCTCGTGTTCGGCGCGTTCGTGGCCGCCCAGGGGGCGAACCCTTTGAGCGTCTATCACGACATGGTCCGCGGCGCCTTCGGCACGTGGTTCTCGTTCCAGAACACCCTCCTTCGGGCCGCGCCGCTCATGCTGACCGCGCTCTGCACGGCGCTGCCGGCACGCCTCGGCCTGATCGTCATCGGCGGCGAGGGCGCGCTCGTCATGGGCGGGCTCTCGGCCGCGTCGGCGGCGCTGGCCTCACGGGCGTGGGGCGCGCCGCCCGCCGCCGTGCTCGCCGCGATGCTCGTGTCCGGGCTCGCCGCCGGGGCGCTCTGGATCGGCCTCGCCGGCGCGCTGCGCGTCTACCGCGGCGTGAGCGAGACGATCAGCAGCCTGCTCCTCAACTACATCGGGATCGCGATCCTGAACCACCTCGTCGAGGGCGCGCTGCGCGACCCGGCGAGCCTCAACAAGCCCTCGACCGCCTCCATCGGCGCCGAGAACGCGCTGGGGAGCCTGCCCGGCCTCGAGGTCCACTGGGGCCTCGCCTACGGGGTGCTCGCCTGCGCGCTCTGCTATGTGCTGATGCACCGGACGACGTTCGGCTTCGGCGCAGCGATGAGCGGCGGCAACGTCCGCGCGGCGCTCCTCGCCGGACTGCCGGTGAAGCGCCTCGTCGTGCTCACCTGCACGCTCGCCGGAGCGTGCGCTGGGCTCGCCGGCATGGTGGAGGTCGCGGCGGTCCACGGCCGGGCCAACGCGTCTCTGATCAGCGGTTATGGCTATACTGGCATCCTCGTCGCGTTCATCGCGCGCCACAACCCGCTCGCGATCATGCCGGTCTCGCTCCTGCTCGGCGGCATCGGCGCGAGCGGCGGCCTGCTCCAGCGGACGGCGCGGCTCCCCGACGCGACGGTGAGCGTGCTCCAGGGGATCCTGTTCATCGCGATCCTCGCGAGCGAGACGCTTTACGGCCGTTCCCTCGCTGCCCGCGAGCCCAAGGTCCGTCAGGCGGCTCCGGCGCCTTCGGTGGCATGA
- a CDS encoding ABC transporter permease codes for MSDAAALGLWGIPLAVAAGAIRISTPFLFVSLGECLTEKSGRVNLGLEGTLVMGAMGGYGVSYLTGSAWLGVLAAGAIGAALGALHAWLCSKPRVNDIAVGIALMLFGVGLAFFLGKPLIQPTAPRLPAISLGFFSDLPQVRSALQVNALFLIGAALAPLLLWALNRTRFGLVLRTVGESADSARAMGVDVNLVRRRATMAGGFLAGVGGSFLSLFYPGSWNEGLSSGQGLMAVALVIFARWNPVRCLFASLLFGGASALGPALQSVGITWGYHLFNAAPYIVTLAIMVAASSATQTLRDQPAELTLAR; via the coding sequence ATGAGCGACGCAGCTGCACTGGGTCTCTGGGGCATCCCCCTCGCGGTCGCCGCCGGGGCCATCCGCATCAGCACGCCATTCCTCTTCGTGAGCCTCGGCGAGTGCCTCACCGAGAAGAGCGGCCGCGTGAACCTCGGCCTGGAGGGCACGCTCGTCATGGGCGCGATGGGAGGTTATGGCGTCTCTTACCTCACGGGCTCTGCCTGGCTCGGCGTGCTCGCCGCCGGCGCCATCGGCGCCGCGCTCGGCGCGCTGCACGCGTGGCTTTGCTCGAAGCCGCGCGTCAACGACATCGCCGTCGGCATCGCGCTCATGCTCTTCGGCGTCGGCCTCGCCTTCTTCCTCGGCAAACCGCTCATCCAGCCGACGGCGCCCCGCCTGCCCGCGATATCGCTCGGCTTCTTCAGCGATCTCCCTCAGGTCCGCTCCGCGCTCCAGGTGAACGCGCTCTTCCTCATCGGGGCCGCGCTCGCCCCGCTCCTGCTCTGGGCGCTGAACCGCACCCGCTTCGGGCTCGTGCTCCGCACCGTGGGCGAGAGCGCCGACAGCGCCCGTGCGATGGGGGTCGACGTGAACCTGGTCCGGCGGCGCGCGACCATGGCCGGCGGCTTCCTCGCCGGCGTCGGCGGCTCGTTCCTCTCGCTCTTCTACCCTGGCAGCTGGAACGAGGGCCTCTCGAGCGGACAGGGGCTCATGGCCGTCGCCCTCGTCATCTTCGCGCGCTGGAACCCGGTGCGCTGCCTCTTCGCTTCGCTGCTCTTCGGCGGCGCGAGCGCCCTCGGGCCGGCGCTCCAGTCCGTGGGCATCACCTGGGGATACCACCTCTTCAACGCCGCGCCGTACATCGTGACGCTGGCCATCATGGTCGCGGCGAGCTCCGCGACCCAGACCCTGCGCGATCAGCCCGCCGAGCTCACGCTCGCGCGTTGA